The proteins below are encoded in one region of Haladaptatus sp. R4:
- a CDS encoding DUF1059 domain-containing protein yields MAQEFECTQQDCDFMVRANDEQEIIDMVQEHAQEKHGMSMDRNDVQGAIEQI; encoded by the coding sequence ATGGCACAAGAATTCGAATGTACGCAACAGGATTGTGACTTTATGGTACGGGCGAACGACGAGCAAGAAATCATCGATATGGTGCAAGAACACGCCCAGGAAAAGCACGGTATGTCGATGGACAGAAATGACGTCCAAGGAGCAATAGAGCAGATCTGA
- a CDS encoding HD domain-containing protein: MTETLPEAVRPRVKPYFENVAPAHDWHHVQRVANLAETLAAEYDPDGRILFSAVWLHDIGRGREDRGEIEDHAEWGAEEAKGILAEFGAAEHEIRAVQHCIRAHRFSNDVEPETLEAKLLSDADNLDALGAVGIARVFCYGGEHRNTMHDPGMPLDADETRAGATSMNHFHKKILRLPSRMYTDAGRRVADERRAFVETFIDRFEREVDGEC; encoded by the coding sequence ATGACGGAAACCCTTCCCGAGGCGGTCCGACCCCGTGTGAAACCCTACTTCGAGAACGTCGCCCCCGCACACGACTGGCATCACGTTCAACGGGTCGCCAATCTCGCCGAAACGCTCGCCGCGGAGTACGACCCGGACGGACGAATCCTCTTCTCGGCGGTGTGGTTGCACGACATCGGCCGGGGGCGCGAGGACCGCGGCGAAATCGAGGACCACGCCGAGTGGGGTGCCGAGGAGGCAAAAGGGATTCTCGCGGAGTTCGGGGCGGCGGAGCACGAAATCCGTGCCGTCCAACACTGCATTCGCGCCCATCGATTCTCGAACGACGTGGAACCCGAGACGCTGGAGGCGAAACTGCTGTCCGACGCGGACAACCTCGACGCGCTCGGTGCCGTCGGTATCGCGCGCGTCTTCTGCTACGGCGGCGAGCACCGCAACACTATGCACGACCCCGGTATGCCGCTCGACGCCGACGAAACGCGGGCGGGTGCGACGTCGATGAACCACTTCCACAAGAAGATTCTCCGACTTCCGTCGCGGATGTACACCGACGCTGGCCGACGCGTGGCCGACGAACGACGGGCGTTCGTGGAGACGTTCATCGACAGGTTCGAGCGGGAAGTCGATGGAGAGTGTTGA
- a CDS encoding twin-arginine translocase subunit TatC: MSTSGNSLIGEDTARTVASGRETIGGLLRTAQKELQKVFIVFVIGFLGTFYSMSWVVIPFLRHVTKSGMSPEIRRHVNIVAVTPFDVILLQAKVAMFAGIAVSIPALLYLGRNSIRDQDWYPDASISYWKIIPLVLLGILLFVGGIAYGYSVYLPIMFSFLAKNAVNAGLNPKYGIVQWIEFVLIISLSFGLAAELPLIMSSLSYSGIVRYETFRDKWRYAVLIIFVFGAVASPPDPFTQVMWAVPLCLLYGFSLYLSKFLVTIKRGSNEVSPRTAIRDKWNYIAGITLVAAAAAYLFITQNGIDFVNEQLLSGLPAKYRPAPFPPIQQAIGVPRETAVVLTAVAVALVALILATLYFLFTSLEESAAIGQSTGLDPYELDAAGIRAAPPELFAEMGEGESVEYARAAMDSDQPEKAQAILDRYDAAQEAKEADAAVQTGESDPDAPEGEAPLAEDVAQQSTEQEGNVFQRTTAGMASAFTDDETTEDDIGGYYYDFAFIAQSLMSKMFRIVIVFMLVLAGVFVYLYQGGIGTINEDFTSRVPAAVTAVAGNGQLLNVVTLHPVEALIFEVKISTLLAVVSVLPMVLYYGWPAMKERNLVRGNRNVFFAWGGALFAGLLVGSYIGYTIVAPEIISWLVMDAHRADMVIYYRVKAFFWLVFLTTVGIGLLADIPVTMFLFHWGGILNFKTMFEHWRPAIIGIFVIAALVTPDSLYTLFLIAIPLSVAYLIGLGGLWVGTLGGRRA; encoded by the coding sequence ATGTCTACCTCGGGGAACAGTCTCATCGGCGAGGATACGGCGAGAACGGTTGCTTCAGGCCGTGAAACCATTGGCGGCCTATTGAGAACGGCACAGAAGGAACTCCAGAAGGTTTTCATCGTCTTCGTCATCGGGTTTCTCGGCACGTTCTATAGCATGTCGTGGGTGGTCATCCCGTTCCTCCGCCACGTGACGAAATCCGGGATGTCACCCGAGATACGGAGGCACGTCAACATCGTCGCCGTAACGCCATTCGACGTCATCCTTCTTCAGGCAAAAGTTGCGATGTTCGCCGGAATCGCCGTCTCCATCCCCGCTCTCCTCTACCTCGGCCGAAATTCGATCCGGGATCAGGATTGGTATCCCGATGCCTCCATCTCCTACTGGAAAATCATCCCGCTGGTGTTGCTCGGAATCCTGTTGTTCGTCGGCGGGATCGCCTACGGCTACTCCGTCTATCTCCCGATAATGTTCAGCTTCCTGGCGAAAAACGCCGTGAACGCCGGTTTGAATCCAAAGTACGGTATCGTACAGTGGATCGAATTCGTCCTCATCATCTCCCTTTCGTTCGGTCTCGCAGCGGAACTCCCGCTGATCATGAGTTCGCTGAGCTACTCGGGTATCGTGCGCTACGAGACGTTCCGTGACAAGTGGCGGTACGCCGTCCTCATCATCTTCGTCTTCGGTGCCGTGGCCTCGCCGCCCGACCCGTTCACGCAGGTGATGTGGGCGGTTCCGCTCTGTCTCCTCTACGGGTTCAGCCTCTACCTGTCGAAGTTCCTCGTCACCATCAAACGGGGAAGCAACGAGGTGAGTCCGAGGACGGCGATTCGGGACAAGTGGAACTACATCGCCGGAATCACGCTCGTCGCGGCGGCGGCGGCGTACCTGTTCATCACGCAGAACGGCATCGACTTCGTGAACGAACAGCTCCTTTCGGGACTCCCGGCGAAGTACCGTCCAGCGCCGTTCCCGCCGATACAACAAGCCATCGGCGTCCCGCGCGAAACGGCCGTCGTCCTGACCGCCGTCGCGGTCGCGCTCGTCGCGCTGATCCTCGCTACGCTCTACTTCCTGTTTACCTCCCTCGAAGAGAGCGCGGCCATCGGTCAGTCCACTGGTCTCGACCCGTACGAACTCGACGCGGCGGGTATCCGTGCCGCTCCGCCGGAACTGTTCGCCGAGATGGGCGAGGGCGAGTCGGTCGAGTACGCCCGCGCCGCGATGGATTCCGACCAACCCGAGAAGGCACAGGCCATCCTCGACCGCTACGACGCGGCACAGGAAGCGAAGGAGGCCGACGCGGCGGTTCAGACGGGCGAGAGTGATCCCGACGCACCCGAGGGCGAAGCACCACTCGCCGAGGACGTGGCACAACAGAGTACCGAGCAGGAGGGGAACGTCTTCCAGCGCACCACGGCGGGGATGGCGAGCGCGTTCACCGACGACGAGACGACCGAGGACGACATCGGCGGCTACTACTACGACTTCGCGTTCATCGCCCAGAGCCTCATGTCGAAGATGTTCCGCATCGTCATCGTGTTCATGCTCGTGCTCGCGGGCGTCTTCGTCTACCTCTATCAGGGTGGTATCGGAACCATCAACGAGGACTTCACCAGTCGCGTCCCGGCGGCCGTGACGGCCGTCGCCGGTAACGGACAACTGCTCAACGTCGTGACCCTCCATCCGGTCGAGGCGCTCATCTTCGAAGTGAAGATCAGCACGCTGCTCGCCGTCGTGTCCGTGCTCCCGATGGTGCTGTACTACGGATGGCCCGCGATGAAGGAGCGAAACCTCGTCCGCGGGAACCGAAACGTGTTCTTCGCGTGGGGTGGCGCGCTCTTCGCCGGTCTCCTCGTCGGCAGCTACATCGGCTACACCATCGTCGCGCCGGAGATCATCTCGTGGCTGGTCATGGACGCCCACCGCGCGGACATGGTCATTTACTACCGAGTGAAGGCGTTCTTCTGGCTGGTCTTCCTCACCACGGTCGGTATCGGCCTTCTCGCCGACATCCCCGTGACGATGTTCCTGTTCCACTGGGGCGGCATTCTCAACTTCAAGACGATGTTCGAACACTGGCGTCCGGCCATCATCGGCATCTTCGTCATCGCCGCGCTCGTGACCCCGGACAGCCTGTACACGCTGTTCCTCATCGCGATTCCCCTCTCGGTCGCCTACCTCATCGGTCTCGGCGGCCTCTGGGTCGGGACGCTCGGCGGTCGGCGCGCCTGA
- a CDS encoding DNA mismatch repair protein MutS, with the protein MEFEAVPGVGAKTADALAELDNAERALETGDVATLARAPGITEGRAAAIARGAIRIRHDDGGGFLATDRARELYRDVLSLVQTRAATTYAEKRLETLYPSSTASRIEEVHEFTRRAMDRTPTADVRDALAGVEPLSSPRGVRVNDRCLATTDAERYAEARESIPELPIEVVEDTRELAELARGYSTVVALDEAFTGVAIDGDVRVEPDALDTPVELVPERPLAFFAENRETLLAAAEVHRVAGLDAPLDIDGLESALARVTADGGVTGDEELSRLTDAISDLDAGVSMAENVANDRLREAIREQDVTIEGSDLLSLVERGAGVDSLLSRELNDEYDAAVDAAREHLIETLALDAGESELARQAFSDDPTFPVEHDEGVISRLREQLTAEKSRRAARHKRELARELADEREAARELVRAALELDVELAVARFARDFDCTMPDFDGDGFDIVGGRSPLLDVAFEDVDPVDYGVSGVALLSGVNSGGKTSTLDLVALVVILAHMGLPVPAESVRLRRFEELHYHGKTQGTLDAGAFESTLRQFAALADGETGRLVLVDELESITEPGASAKIIAGILEELGERDVTGVFVSHLADEIRAVANYDVAVDGIEAKGLVDGELVVERSPVKDHLARSTPELIVEKLADGGENGFYERLLEKFG; encoded by the coding sequence ATGGAGTTCGAGGCGGTACCCGGCGTCGGTGCGAAGACGGCCGACGCGCTCGCGGAACTGGATAACGCCGAGCGAGCGCTGGAGACCGGCGACGTCGCCACGCTCGCGCGAGCGCCGGGCATCACGGAAGGACGCGCCGCCGCCATCGCGCGCGGTGCCATCAGAATTCGACACGACGACGGCGGTGGCTTTCTCGCAACCGATAGAGCGCGCGAACTGTACCGCGACGTGCTTTCCTTGGTGCAAACGCGCGCCGCCACGACGTACGCCGAGAAGCGCCTCGAAACGCTGTACCCGAGTTCCACCGCGTCCCGAATCGAGGAGGTCCACGAGTTCACCCGTCGGGCGATGGACCGAACGCCGACGGCCGACGTACGCGACGCGCTGGCGGGCGTCGAACCGCTATCGAGTCCGCGGGGGGTTCGAGTCAACGACCGCTGTCTGGCGACGACAGATGCCGAACGGTACGCGGAAGCGCGCGAGTCGATCCCGGAACTGCCGATAGAGGTCGTGGAGGACACGCGTGAACTGGCGGAACTCGCACGTGGCTACTCGACCGTCGTCGCGCTGGACGAGGCGTTCACGGGCGTCGCCATCGACGGCGACGTTCGCGTCGAACCCGACGCGTTGGACACCCCGGTGGAACTCGTTCCCGAACGACCGCTGGCCTTCTTCGCCGAGAATCGGGAGACGTTGCTCGCGGCCGCCGAGGTTCATCGCGTCGCGGGATTGGACGCACCGCTCGACATCGACGGACTCGAATCCGCGTTGGCCCGCGTCACCGCGGACGGCGGCGTGACGGGCGACGAGGAACTCTCCCGGTTGACCGACGCGATTTCGGATCTGGACGCTGGCGTCTCGATGGCCGAAAACGTCGCCAACGACCGACTCCGCGAGGCGATTCGGGAGCAGGACGTGACCATCGAAGGCTCCGACCTGCTCTCGCTGGTCGAACGCGGCGCGGGGGTGGATTCGCTCCTCTCGCGCGAACTGAACGACGAGTACGACGCCGCGGTTGACGCCGCCCGCGAGCATCTGATCGAGACGCTGGCGCTGGACGCGGGCGAATCCGAACTCGCTCGACAGGCGTTCTCGGACGACCCGACGTTTCCCGTCGAACACGACGAGGGCGTGATTTCGCGGCTTCGGGAGCAACTGACGGCGGAGAAATCACGCCGCGCGGCGCGACACAAGCGCGAACTCGCGCGTGAACTCGCGGACGAACGGGAGGCGGCGAGGGAACTGGTTCGCGCCGCGCTCGAACTGGATGTCGAGTTGGCCGTCGCACGGTTCGCCCGCGACTTCGACTGCACGATGCCCGATTTCGACGGGGACGGCTTCGACATCGTCGGCGGGCGCTCGCCGCTCCTCGACGTGGCGTTCGAGGACGTGGACCCTGTCGATTACGGCGTTTCCGGTGTGGCACTGCTCTCGGGCGTCAACAGCGGCGGGAAGACGTCGACGCTGGATCTGGTGGCGCTCGTCGTCATCCTCGCCCACATGGGCCTGCCAGTTCCCGCTGAATCGGTTCGACTGCGGCGATTCGAGGAACTGCACTACCACGGGAAGACGCAGGGTACCTTGGACGCTGGCGCGTTCGAGAGCACGCTCCGACAGTTCGCCGCCCTCGCCGACGGGGAGACGGGTAGACTCGTGCTGGTGGACGAACTCGAAAGCATCACCGAACCGGGCGCGAGCGCGAAGATCATCGCGGGGATTCTGGAGGAACTCGGCGAGCGCGACGTGACCGGCGTATTCGTCTCACACCTCGCCGACGAGATTCGGGCCGTGGCGAACTACGACGTCGCGGTCGACGGAATCGAAGCGAAAGGGTTGGTCGACGGCGAACTCGTGGTGGAGCGCTCGCCGGTCAAGGACCACCTCGCTCGTTCGACACCCGAACTCATCGTGGAGAAACTGGCCGACGGAGGCGAAAACGGCTTTTACGAGCGCCTGTTGGAGAAGTTCGGTTAG
- a CDS encoding tetratricopeptide repeat protein gives MTDERSHKFSEGQGFDDPYDEFDLDPPELEVNPDEVDPVDSRVVTDLLDQQAIPRDRVSVSDLMEVGLSYMQINRFEQATETFERAARFADEDSLDAQEAWANKGVAHAELEEWDEAIGAYREALHIDDDSEHAATAETNLAYALWESGRTEQALEHSERAVEIDQRFPQAWFNRGFFLLERGLVEDSVNCFDNAIRLGFRNAQVIEEKARALEELGEDEEAEKLAEEAEEMRREAEEELIQE, from the coding sequence ATGACCGACGAGCGAAGTCACAAATTCTCCGAGGGACAAGGCTTCGACGACCCGTACGATGAGTTCGACTTGGACCCGCCGGAACTCGAAGTGAATCCGGACGAGGTGGACCCGGTGGACTCCCGAGTCGTGACCGACCTCCTCGACCAGCAGGCGATTCCGCGGGACAGGGTTTCGGTTTCCGACCTCATGGAGGTCGGGCTGAGCTACATGCAGATCAACCGCTTCGAGCAGGCGACCGAGACGTTCGAGCGGGCGGCGCGGTTCGCCGACGAGGACTCCCTCGACGCACAGGAAGCGTGGGCGAACAAAGGCGTTGCCCACGCAGAACTGGAGGAGTGGGACGAGGCCATCGGCGCATACCGCGAAGCGCTGCACATCGACGACGACAGCGAACACGCCGCGACGGCGGAGACGAACCTCGCGTACGCGCTCTGGGAATCCGGCCGAACGGAGCAGGCGCTCGAACACTCCGAGCGGGCGGTCGAGATCGATCAGCGGTTCCCGCAAGCGTGGTTCAACCGCGGCTTCTTCCTGCTCGAACGCGGACTGGTCGAGGATTCGGTGAACTGCTTCGACAACGCGATTCGCCTCGGCTTCCGGAACGCGCAGGTCATCGAGGAGAAGGCCCGCGCGCTGGAGGAGTTGGGTGAGGACGAAGAGGCCGAAAAGCTCGCCGAGGAAGCCGAGGAGATGCGACGGGAGGCCGAGGAAGAGTTGATCCAGGAATGA
- a CDS encoding DUF424 domain-containing protein has protein sequence MILKERDTGEGLLVAVCDDDVLGETFENGDLSFTVSEEFYGGDEADEDEVVSSLTRANVANIVGTDAVALAVDAGFVDETNVLELDSTRHAQFLRM, from the coding sequence ATGATACTCAAGGAGCGCGACACGGGCGAAGGGCTGCTGGTCGCGGTCTGTGACGACGACGTGTTGGGCGAGACGTTCGAAAACGGCGACCTCTCGTTCACCGTCAGCGAGGAGTTCTACGGCGGCGACGAGGCCGACGAGGACGAAGTCGTAAGCAGCCTCACGCGGGCCAACGTGGCCAACATCGTCGGCACCGACGCCGTGGCGCTCGCGGTGGACGCCGGGTTCGTGGACGAGACGAACGTCCTCGAACTCGACTCCACTCGACACGCGCAGTTCCTGCGGATGTAA
- a CDS encoding aminotransferase class V-fold PLP-dependent enzyme gives MESQQSDTLDVERIREDFPILQREFNGKQVVYLDNAATTQTPDQVVDTISDYYRTYNANVHRGIHQLSQEASIAYEEAHDRMAEFIGASGREEMVFTKNTTESENLVAYAWGLNELGPGDEVVLTEMEHHASLVTWQQLAKKTGADVKYIPVNEQGYLDMDAAAELITDDTKMVSVVHVSNTLGTANPVGELADLAHDHDALIFVDGAQAVPNRPVDVEAIDADFYAFSGHKMAGPTGIGGLYGKEHILEEMEPYLYGGEMIRKVTYEDSTWEDLPWKFEAGTPNIAQGIAMAAAADYLDDIGMERIQRHEEELAEYAYDRLTEEGDVEIYGPPGDDRGGLVSFNVDGVHAHDLSSILNDHAVAIRAGDHCTQPLHDKLGVAASARASFYIYNTREEVDKLVEAVDDARQLFAR, from the coding sequence ATGGAATCACAGCAGTCGGACACACTGGATGTCGAACGCATCCGGGAGGACTTCCCGATTCTTCAGCGGGAGTTCAACGGCAAGCAGGTGGTGTATCTCGACAACGCGGCGACGACCCAAACGCCCGACCAAGTCGTCGATACCATCAGCGACTACTACCGGACCTACAACGCGAACGTCCACCGCGGCATCCACCAGTTGAGCCAGGAGGCCTCCATCGCCTACGAGGAGGCTCACGACCGCATGGCCGAGTTCATCGGCGCGAGCGGGCGCGAGGAGATGGTGTTCACGAAGAACACGACCGAATCCGAGAACCTCGTCGCCTACGCGTGGGGACTGAACGAACTCGGCCCGGGCGACGAAGTCGTCCTCACCGAGATGGAACACCACGCGTCGCTCGTGACGTGGCAGCAACTCGCCAAGAAGACCGGCGCGGACGTGAAGTACATCCCCGTGAACGAACAGGGGTATCTCGACATGGACGCCGCCGCGGAACTCATCACCGACGACACGAAGATGGTCAGCGTCGTCCACGTCTCGAACACGCTCGGAACGGCGAACCCCGTCGGCGAACTCGCGGACCTCGCACACGACCACGACGCCCTCATCTTCGTCGACGGCGCACAGGCCGTCCCGAACCGCCCGGTGGACGTCGAGGCCATCGACGCCGACTTCTACGCCTTCTCCGGCCACAAGATGGCTGGCCCGACCGGCATCGGCGGCCTGTACGGCAAGGAGCACATCCTGGAGGAGATGGAACCGTACCTCTACGGCGGCGAGATGATCCGAAAGGTCACCTACGAGGATTCGACGTGGGAGGACCTGCCGTGGAAGTTCGAGGCCGGAACGCCGAACATCGCGCAAGGAATCGCCATGGCCGCTGCCGCCGACTACCTCGACGACATCGGCATGGAGCGTATCCAGCGCCACGAGGAGGAACTCGCCGAGTACGCTTACGACCGCCTGACCGAGGAGGGCGACGTGGAGATTTACGGCCCGCCGGGCGACGACCGCGGCGGCCTCGTCTCGTTCAACGTGGACGGCGTTCACGCCCACGACCTCTCCAGCATCCTCAACGACCACGCCGTCGCCATCCGCGCCGGTGACCACTGCACCCAACCGCTTCACGACAAACTCGGCGTCGCGGCATCCGCGCGGGCGTCCTTCTACATCTACAACACCCGCGAAGAGGTCGATAAACTGGTCGAGGCCGTGGACGACGCTCGGCAGTTGTTCGCGAGATAA
- a CDS encoding ORC1-type DNA replication protein, whose protein sequence is MADDPEEGMLSWDESVFREEHVFEIDYIPETFKHRESQTQSLQYALRPAVRGSRPLNVMARGPPGTGKTTSVQKLFDELSAQTDVRTVRVNCQVDSTRYAIFSRIFEGIFDYEPPSSGISFKKLFRQITDKLVEEDEVLVVALDDVNYLFYEGEASDTLYSLLRAHEAHSGAKIGVLVISSDLNLDVIEELDTRVQSVFRPEDVYFPVYDRQEIIDILGERVKRGFHDGVIGPDVLERVAELTSESGDLRVGIDLLRRAGLNAEMRASRTVSSQDVEDAYEKSKFVHLSHSLHALSDHEVTLVRVIAEHDGEQAGEVYDVFHDQTDLGYTRYSEIINKLDQLGIIDATYTNVDGRGRSRSLSLRYDPEAVLARLDD, encoded by the coding sequence ATGGCAGACGACCCCGAGGAGGGGATGTTGTCGTGGGACGAGTCGGTGTTCCGCGAGGAGCACGTCTTCGAAATCGATTATATTCCGGAGACGTTCAAACACCGCGAATCCCAAACACAGAGCCTCCAATACGCGCTTCGGCCAGCAGTTCGCGGGTCGCGTCCACTCAACGTGATGGCACGCGGGCCGCCGGGGACTGGCAAGACGACGTCCGTCCAGAAGTTGTTCGACGAACTATCGGCCCAGACGGACGTACGGACGGTTCGCGTCAACTGTCAGGTCGATTCGACGCGCTATGCGATTTTCTCGCGCATCTTCGAGGGTATCTTCGACTACGAACCGCCGTCCAGCGGCATTTCGTTCAAGAAGCTGTTCCGACAAATTACGGACAAACTGGTGGAGGAGGACGAGGTGCTGGTCGTCGCGCTGGACGACGTGAACTACCTGTTCTACGAGGGAGAGGCGTCGGACACGCTGTATTCGCTCCTCCGCGCTCACGAGGCCCACAGCGGGGCGAAGATCGGCGTTCTCGTCATCTCGTCCGACCTCAACCTCGACGTCATCGAGGAACTGGACACCCGCGTCCAGAGCGTCTTCAGGCCCGAGGACGTGTACTTCCCGGTGTACGACCGCCAGGAGATAATCGACATCCTCGGCGAGCGCGTCAAGCGTGGATTCCACGACGGCGTCATCGGCCCCGACGTGCTGGAGCGCGTCGCGGAACTCACGTCCGAGAGCGGCGACCTGCGCGTCGGCATCGATCTGCTCCGGCGGGCGGGGCTGAACGCCGAGATGCGCGCCAGTCGAACCGTGAGTTCGCAGGACGTGGAGGACGCCTACGAGAAGTCCAAGTTCGTCCACCTCTCGCACAGCCTGCACGCACTGAGCGATCACGAGGTCACCCTCGTCCGCGTCATCGCCGAACACGACGGCGAGCAGGCGGGTGAGGTGTACGACGTGTTCCACGACCAGACCGACTTGGGCTACACTCGCTACTCGGAGATCATCAACAAACTCGACCAACTCGGCATCATCGACGCCACCTACACCAACGTCGATGGCCGCGGGCGGTCGCGGTCGCTGTCGCTGCGCTACGATCCGGAAGCCGTGTTGGCGCGATTGGACGACTGA
- a CDS encoding twin-arginine translocase subunit TatC codes for MGEESDATAGSNLSKVPASEEAPAPPDEDLYEPEDPEQAVERPSQPMEDEEMPLADHVEEMIKRLAVVIVIAAVVTLLILPTADHIINFLWYQILPVAKDTRPRIYAPLALVMTKLKVASLGGLVVALPVMVYETYLFMRPGLYPNERRYYLAAVPTSLVLAFVGLCFADFLILPAIFKYFLSYTSSADVGIAFGLTKTFNLILMMMGVLAIVFQIPLLIMLAIMMGLTTRQWMASKRLYFWGAFAGFAFLFSPDPTGMAPFLVAITMVGLFEGTLLLLKWTGR; via the coding sequence ATGGGCGAAGAATCGGATGCGACGGCAGGTAGTAATCTGTCCAAAGTCCCGGCGTCGGAAGAAGCGCCGGCGCCGCCGGACGAAGACCTGTACGAGCCAGAGGACCCGGAGCAAGCAGTCGAGCGGCCGAGTCAGCCGATGGAGGACGAGGAGATGCCGCTGGCCGACCACGTCGAGGAGATGATAAAACGACTCGCCGTCGTCATCGTCATCGCGGCGGTCGTCACCCTTCTCATCCTTCCGACCGCGGACCACATCATCAACTTCCTCTGGTATCAAATCCTGCCGGTCGCGAAGGACACCCGACCGCGAATCTACGCCCCGCTGGCGCTCGTGATGACGAAGCTCAAAGTCGCCAGCCTCGGCGGCCTCGTCGTGGCGCTCCCCGTCATGGTGTACGAGACGTACCTCTTCATGCGCCCCGGACTCTACCCGAACGAGCGACGCTACTACCTCGCCGCGGTCCCGACCAGCCTCGTCCTCGCGTTCGTCGGGCTCTGTTTCGCCGACTTCCTCATCCTGCCCGCCATCTTCAAATACTTCCTCTCGTACACGTCGAGCGCGGACGTCGGCATCGCCTTCGGGTTGACGAAAACGTTCAACCTCATCCTGATGATGATGGGCGTGTTGGCCATCGTTTTCCAGATTCCGCTCCTCATCATGCTCGCCATCATGATGGGACTGACGACACGCCAGTGGATGGCCAGCAAACGCCTGTACTTCTGGGGTGCGTTCGCCGGGTTCGCCTTCCTCTTCAGCCCCGACCCGACGGGAATGGCCCCGTTCCTCGTCGCGATCACGATGGTCGGTCTGTTCGAGGGAACTCTGCTCCTCCTAAAATGGACGGGCAGGTGA
- the larE gene encoding ATP-dependent sacrificial sulfur transferase LarE gives MSTIDEKLTAAKADLADRDGVLVAFSGGVDSSVVAAIAYDALGDDAVACTAKSETLPEAELTDAKRVTDEIGIRHEIAEFSELDDPNFVENDDERCYHCRTMRLGSMFEAAAKLDIGVVCDGTNADDVSAGHRPGLRAVEELDAYSPLLQHDISKSEVREIAERYDLSVADKPAMACLSSRIPTGLEVTEERLSRIERAETLLRQWGFTQFRVRDHDGLARIELGEAELSRALDEEFVRTARDHFADLGFDHVTLDLHGYRTGSVSPEGDAREPDGERASDSERGARDSNGVSYER, from the coding sequence ATGTCGACCATTGACGAGAAACTGACCGCCGCGAAAGCCGACCTCGCGGACCGCGACGGCGTGCTCGTCGCGTTCAGCGGCGGCGTCGATTCGAGCGTCGTCGCCGCCATCGCATACGACGCGCTGGGCGACGACGCCGTCGCCTGTACCGCGAAGAGCGAAACACTGCCGGAAGCCGAACTCACGGATGCAAAGCGGGTCACCGATGAGATCGGCATCCGCCACGAAATCGCCGAATTCAGCGAGTTGGACGACCCGAACTTCGTCGAGAACGACGACGAGCGATGTTATCACTGCCGGACGATGCGCCTCGGTTCGATGTTCGAGGCGGCGGCGAAACTCGACATCGGGGTCGTCTGCGACGGGACGAACGCCGACGACGTGAGCGCGGGTCACCGCCCCGGCCTCCGCGCCGTCGAGGAACTCGACGCCTACTCGCCGCTTCTCCAGCACGACATCTCGAAATCGGAGGTGCGCGAAATCGCCGAGCGGTACGACCTCTCGGTCGCCGACAAACCCGCGATGGCGTGTCTCTCCTCCCGAATCCCGACCGGATTGGAAGTGACCGAGGAGCGACTTTCGCGCATCGAGCGCGCCGAAACCCTCCTTCGCCAGTGGGGGTTCACCCAGTTCCGCGTCCGCGACCACGACGGACTCGCCCGGATCGAACTCGGCGAGGCGGAACTGTCGCGGGCGCTGGACGAGGAGTTCGTTCGCACCGCCCGCGACCACTTCGCGGACCTCGGCTTCGACCACGTCACGCTCGACCTACACGGGTATCGGACTGGAAGTGTGAGTCCGGAGGGCGATGCGCGTGAACCGGATGGTGAGCGCGCGTCGGATAGTGAGCGGGGAGCGCGAGACTCCAACGGAGTCTCGTACGAGCGGTGA
- a CDS encoding DsbA family protein produces MSQSRVSQLAVPVNRNDHIDGIDDAPVTLVEYGDYECSYCGGAQRAVKELRRTMDDQVRFVFRHFPLSQLHPHAEEAAEAAEAAAAQGKFWEMHDLLFEVPGEIGETKLRDAAATLDLDLARFDDDLERHAYRDRVHEDIISGAQSGVIGTPTFFINGERYDEQWDATPLRAALEDAM; encoded by the coding sequence ATGAGTCAATCACGCGTCTCACAGCTTGCTGTACCGGTTAATCGGAACGACCACATCGACGGAATCGACGATGCACCCGTCACACTCGTCGAATACGGTGATTACGAGTGCTCGTACTGTGGGGGTGCACAGCGGGCGGTGAAAGAACTGAGACGGACGATGGACGACCAAGTGCGGTTCGTCTTCCGGCATTTCCCGCTTTCACAGCTACATCCGCACGCGGAGGAGGCGGCGGAAGCGGCGGAAGCGGCGGCGGCACAGGGGAAGTTTTGGGAGATGCACGACCTGCTCTTCGAGGTACCGGGTGAGATAGGGGAGACAAAATTGCGGGATGCCGCCGCAACCCTTGACCTCGACCTCGCTCGGTTCGACGACGACCTCGAACGACACGCGTACCGCGACCGAGTTCACGAAGATATCATTTCGGGTGCTCAAAGCGGCGTGATCGGAACGCCGACGTTCTTCATCAACGGGGAACGCTACGACGAGCAGTGGGACGCCACCCCGCTTCGGGCGGCCCTCGAAGACGCGATGTAA